In one window of Nostoc flagelliforme CCNUN1 DNA:
- a CDS encoding type I polyketide synthase: MYNLETQDSLEPIAIIGMTGRFPGANNVDKFWQNLINGIESITFFTDEELIASGVDPDLLNSPNYVKAKGVLENIEMFDALFFGFTPKEAELMDPQHRLFLECAWEALENAGYDSEAYDGRIGVYAGAGLNIYLARNLISNRDLIESAGSLQVSIGNDKDYVPTRVSYKLNLTGPSINVNTACSTSLVTVHLACQSLLNYQCDMALAGGVSIYTPQKEGYVYQNGGIASPDGHCRAFDARAQGTVDGNGVGIVVLKRLEDALANGDYIYAVIRGSAINNDGSLKVGYTAPSESGQAAVISEALAVAGIEAEDISYIETHGTGTTLGDPIEIAALTQAFQTSTQKKGFCAIGSVKTNIGHLDAAAGAAGLIKTTLALKHKLLPPSLNFEEPSPNIDFANSPFYVNTTLSKWTTDGRPCRAGVSSFGIGGTNAHIVLEEAPVDQTQDIAFQHSRPWQLVSLSAKTSSALDKMTANLAAYLKQHPDIDLADVAYTLAVGRRAFDHRRIVVCQELNEAGNTLEPVDPQRVFTSFQELKKRSVVFMFSGQGSQYVNMGRELYQTEPTFREHIDLCSEILKPHLGFDLQSVLYPQEQLAQEAAQQLKQTAIAQPALFAIAYSLAQIWMSWGVHPKAMIGHSIGEYVAATLAGVLSLKDALALVALRGQLMQQLPTGAMLAIHLPEKEVQALLNVEMHATSLQIAAINGPSLCVVSGCTDDVEALQNQLAEKGVNCRRLHTSHAFHSEMMGPILEPFTLAVKKVTLNPPQIPYLSNVTGGWIAASQATDPNYWAKHLRSCVRFSEGLQQLLKEPEQILLEVGPGRTLSTLAIQHSDKTAQQVVLTSLRHPQDRQSDVEFLLTTLGKLWLFGVKVNWSGFYSHQKRLRVPLPTYPFERQRYWIEPQKQLDRNRESQVSLVKKPNVADWFYLPCWKASIPPVSLADEELVESKSSWLVFIDDCGLGSQIVEQLERDDRDVISVKVGAEFTQQSDRTYTLNPQQPDEYNTLVREILAQRKFPNTIVHLWSVTKNSETVSGLEGVDKAQDLGLHSLMFLAQALGKHNVIDEIQLTVISNNVQPVTTEEELCPEKATMLGAIKIIPEEYSSISCRSIDVVFPKSGTRSERKLIDQLLNELQAKSSDLFIAYRGLHRWVQTFEPVQLNKPSETNLRLREQGVYLITGGLGGVGFTLGEHLAKTLQAKLILLGRSAFPAPEEWAEWLATQAEENDISRKIRKIQELEQLGAEVLVVSADVANEEQMQAAIAKAQQQFGSINGVIHTAAVVDYAGVIQRRTKEMTESVLAPKVRGTLVLGKLLEHVELDFLILCSSVGVLLYKTKFGEVSYVAANEFLDVFSYYNTCKNGTFTVSINWDDWQEVGMSVEAVKNAVKRNYNVIEEKYLQNALLPSEGVDVFMRILNSSFPQIVVSTEDLTTRIKLNDSFSKISFSLEKVTISKTAHPRPELSNVYVAPHNELEQTISKIWQQQLGIEKVGIYDNFFELGGHSLLATQVISRIREAVQIELSLNNLFEEPTVAGICALVEKKLLTIQKQQITTSDFVGEREEIKL; encoded by the coding sequence ATGTATAATTTGGAAACTCAGGACTCTTTAGAACCTATAGCCATAATTGGCATGACTGGTCGTTTTCCAGGAGCTAACAATGTTGATAAATTTTGGCAAAATTTAATCAACGGTATAGAGTCAATTACATTCTTCACAGATGAAGAACTCATCGCTTCAGGTGTAGACCCGGATTTACTAAATTCTCCTAACTATGTCAAAGCCAAAGGAGTGTTGGAAAACATCGAAATGTTTGACGCTCTATTCTTTGGCTTTACACCCAAGGAAGCTGAATTGATGGACCCCCAGCACCGCCTCTTCCTAGAGTGTGCTTGGGAAGCTCTTGAAAATGCTGGTTATGACTCCGAAGCATACGATGGTCGAATTGGTGTTTACGCTGGCGCTGGTTTGAATATTTACCTGGCAAGAAACTTAATTTCAAACCGCGATTTGATCGAATCAGCAGGCAGTTTACAAGTTTCAATTGGCAATGATAAAGATTATGTGCCTACACGAGTTTCTTATAAATTGAATCTGACAGGACCCAGTATTAACGTTAACACTGCCTGTTCTACTTCGTTAGTTACTGTTCATTTGGCGTGCCAAAGCTTGCTAAATTATCAATGCGATATGGCACTGGCAGGTGGTGTTTCCATCTACACTCCACAAAAAGAAGGTTATGTTTACCAAAACGGCGGTATTGCCTCTCCTGACGGACACTGCCGAGCTTTTGATGCTCGTGCTCAGGGAACTGTCGATGGCAATGGTGTAGGTATTGTTGTGCTGAAGAGGTTAGAGGATGCTTTAGCAAATGGTGACTACATTTATGCAGTTATCAGAGGCTCTGCTATTAATAACGACGGTTCGTTAAAAGTTGGCTACACGGCTCCAAGCGAGTCCGGTCAGGCGGCAGTAATTTCAGAGGCTCTGGCAGTAGCAGGGATTGAGGCTGAGGACATTTCGTATATAGAAACGCACGGAACTGGAACAACTCTTGGAGATCCGATTGAAATTGCAGCACTGACCCAAGCTTTTCAAACCAGTACTCAGAAAAAGGGCTTCTGTGCTATCGGTTCCGTGAAAACAAATATCGGACATCTTGATGCAGCCGCTGGAGCGGCGGGTCTAATTAAGACTACCTTAGCGCTGAAACACAAGTTGCTGCCTCCTAGCCTGAACTTTGAAGAACCATCACCCAATATTGATTTTGCCAATAGTCCATTTTACGTCAATACGACGCTGTCCAAATGGACAACAGACGGAAGACCCTGCCGTGCTGGGGTCAGTTCCTTTGGCATCGGGGGTACTAATGCCCATATTGTCTTAGAAGAAGCACCTGTTGACCAGACGCAAGATATCGCGTTTCAACATTCCAGGCCTTGGCAATTAGTATCGCTGTCTGCTAAAACCAGTTCTGCGCTGGATAAAATGACTGCAAACTTAGCTGCGTACTTAAAACAGCATCCTGATATTGACCTTGCTGATGTAGCTTACACGCTTGCTGTTGGTCGTAGAGCTTTCGATCACCGACGGATTGTAGTTTGCCAAGAGCTTAATGAAGCTGGAAACACATTGGAACCAGTTGATCCGCAACGAGTTTTTACAAGCTTTCAGGAACTCAAAAAGCGGTCTGTAGTATTTATGTTTTCAGGGCAGGGTTCTCAGTATGTGAACATGGGGCGCGAACTATACCAGACTGAACCTACATTTCGCGAGCACATCGATCTGTGTTCGGAAATCCTCAAGCCTCATTTAGGATTTGACCTGCAATCTGTATTGTATCCTCAAGAGCAATTAGCACAAGAAGCAGCACAACAACTTAAACAGACAGCTATTGCACAGCCAGCTTTGTTTGCGATCGCGTACTCTCTAGCTCAGATATGGATGTCTTGGGGCGTGCATCCAAAAGCCATGATTGGTCACAGTATCGGTGAATATGTAGCAGCAACTCTGGCTGGTGTTTTATCTTTAAAAGATGCCTTAGCTCTAGTAGCTTTACGAGGGCAGCTCATGCAACAACTGCCAACAGGGGCAATGCTTGCTATTCATCTTCCAGAAAAAGAGGTGCAAGCCCTCCTAAATGTAGAGATGCATGCAACGTCTCTACAAATTGCTGCCATTAACGGACCATCCCTTTGTGTGGTTTCAGGTTGCACGGATGATGTGGAGGCATTGCAGAACCAGCTTGCAGAAAAAGGCGTAAACTGCCGACGTCTGCATACCTCCCATGCATTCCATTCTGAGATGATGGGCCCTATTTTGGAACCTTTCACCCTTGCAGTCAAAAAAGTAACTCTCAATCCCCCACAAATTCCCTACTTGTCCAATGTCACTGGTGGCTGGATTGCAGCTTCCCAGGCAACAGATCCAAATTATTGGGCAAAGCATTTGCGATCCTGTGTGCGCTTTTCGGAAGGACTGCAACAGTTGTTGAAAGAACCCGAGCAAATCCTGCTAGAGGTTGGTCCTGGAAGGACGCTAAGTACGTTAGCCATACAGCATTCAGATAAGACAGCACAGCAAGTTGTGCTAACTTCGTTACGTCATCCGCAAGACCGTCAATCAGATGTAGAGTTTTTGCTCACTACATTAGGCAAGCTTTGGCTTTTTGGCGTAAAGGTAAATTGGTCTGGATTTTATAGCCACCAAAAACGTCTTCGCGTTCCCTTACCTACATATCCCTTTGAGCGTCAGCGTTATTGGATTGAACCTCAAAAACAGTTAGATCGTAACCGTGAATCTCAGGTATCACTGGTCAAGAAACCAAATGTCGCTGACTGGTTTTACTTACCTTGTTGGAAAGCATCCATACCACCAGTGTCTCTTGCAGATGAAGAGTTAGTGGAAAGTAAATCATCGTGGCTGGTGTTTATTGATGATTGCGGTTTGGGTTCCCAAATTGTAGAACAATTGGAACGGGATGATCGTGATGTTATTAGTGTTAAAGTTGGAGCAGAGTTTACTCAGCAGAGCGATCGCACATATACTCTGAACCCTCAACAACCTGATGAGTACAATACTTTAGTCAGAGAAATTTTAGCGCAAAGAAAGTTCCCAAACACAATTGTCCATTTGTGGAGTGTCACAAAGAACAGCGAAACAGTATCAGGGCTTGAAGGGGTTGACAAAGCTCAAGATTTAGGGCTGCACAGTCTTATGTTTCTAGCGCAGGCACTTGGGAAACACAATGTTATAGATGAGATTCAACTGACCGTTATTTCAAATAATGTACAGCCAGTAACTACAGAAGAGGAACTGTGTCCGGAGAAAGCAACCATGTTGGGAGCAATTAAGATCATTCCGGAAGAATACTCCTCAATTAGCTGTCGTAGCATTGATGTTGTCTTTCCCAAATCAGGAACTAGAAGCGAACGCAAGCTTATAGACCAGCTACTCAACGAATTACAAGCAAAATCCTCCGACCTGTTTATTGCCTACCGTGGTCTTCACCGTTGGGTACAAACCTTTGAACCAGTCCAATTGAATAAGCCCAGTGAAACAAATCTCAGGTTAAGGGAACAGGGAGTTTATTTGATTACAGGTGGTTTGGGAGGCGTTGGATTTACACTGGGAGAACATCTGGCGAAGACTTTACAAGCCAAATTAATTCTGTTAGGTCGTTCAGCTTTTCCTGCACCAGAGGAATGGGCTGAATGGCTTGCTACTCAAGCTGAAGAGAATGATATCAGCCGCAAGATTCGGAAAATTCAAGAACTTGAACAACTAGGGGCAGAGGTTTTAGTTGTCAGCGCCGATGTAGCTAATGAAGAACAAATGCAAGCAGCGATCGCCAAGGCTCAACAGCAGTTTGGTTCAATAAATGGTGTTATCCATACTGCTGCGGTTGTTGATTATGCAGGTGTTATTCAAAGAAGAACAAAAGAAATGACAGAGAGTGTTCTAGCACCCAAAGTGAGGGGTACATTAGTACTCGGCAAGCTATTAGAACACGTTGAACTAGATTTTTTGATTCTTTGTTCATCTGTGGGTGTTTTACTGTATAAAACCAAATTTGGTGAGGTTAGCTATGTTGCTGCCAACGAATTTCTTGACGTTTTCTCTTATTACAACACTTGTAAAAATGGAACTTTCACAGTTAGTATTAACTGGGATGATTGGCAAGAGGTTGGAATGTCAGTAGAGGCAGTCAAAAACGCTGTCAAAAGAAACTACAATGTTATTGAAGAAAAATACCTCCAGAATGCACTACTTCCTTCAGAGGGAGTCGATGTTTTTATGCGTATCTTGAACAGTTCATTCCCCCAAATTGTAGTATCAACTGAAGATTTAACGACTAGGATTAAGCTAAATGATTCCTTTTCAAAAATCTCTTTTAGCTTAGAAAAAGTTACTATATCCAAAACTGCACACCCACGACCTGAACTTAGTAATGTTTATGTTGCTCCCCACAATGAACTTGAGCAAACTATTAGCAAAATCTGGCAACAACAACTTGGTATTGAAAAAGTGGGTATCTACGATAACTTTTTTGAACTAGGAGGACATTCATTACTAGCTACTCAAGTTATTTCTCGGATTCGTGAAGCCGTTCAAATAGAACTTTCCTTAAATAACCTGTTTGAAGAACCTACAGTAGCTGGAATATGTGCTTTAGTAGAGAAAAAACTTTTAACAATCCAAAAACAACAGATAACAACTAGTGATTTTGTGGGTGAGCGAGAGGAGATAAAGCTATGA